A region of the candidate division WOR-3 bacterium genome:
TCATTACTGTTCAGCAAATTGGTTTTGCGCCGGTTGTAGAATTTGGTATGGAGAAATTGGAATATGGGCAGCAGTTGACATTCAAAGTTAGAATCTCCTTTTATAGAGAAGGACCGAATTTTTCTCTCTTCCAGGGACAAAGCCGGCGGGATTTGTTTCCCCGGTATATTGAAAAGATACCAAAACGCTCCCCTCAGGAATTAACCCCTGAAGACCTTAGAAATAAAGAATCACTCATAAAAAATTTTGAAGGGATTGACAAAGCCTTAGCCCGGGAACTCGATGGGGAGAGTTTGATATTATTAAAAGAGATCATAAATGGCCGACCTTACCAAATAAAACTCATCTCCATCATGCCCCTTCAAATAAGCCTTTTTGCAACTGCCTTTATCCGGGAATATTCTTCTTGGAATATGCTCCTGAAGGACGGAATAAATCTGTATCTTGAAGAACGATTAAAAAAGATCTTCGAACAGGAGCAACAGAAAAAAATGGAGCGATTAAAAAAGACCATAGATAAGTTGCAACAAGAGATAAAAGACCCCACGACGATTGAAAACTACCGGATCGCAGGGGAACTGATTCTGGCCAATATTCAGCAAATAAAAAAGGGTATAGAGAGGGTAAATCTCTTTAATCCGTACACCCAGCAGGAAATGGACATCAAACTTGATCCCCAAAAGACACCTCAGGAGAATGCCCAGTCTTATTTTAAAGAATATAAGAGATTAAAAAAGGGGATACCGAAGCTTCAGGAGCGAATAAAGAAATTGCAGCAAGAGCTCGAAGCATTGAAAACCAGTACTCCAGCACCCAAAACGATTTCTAAACAAGCACGGGAGGAGGCAAAAGAGAAACCGTTGCCTTTCCGTCAATTTATTCTAAATTCCGGTTCCCAGGTATTGGTTGGCAAAAATGCCCAATCCAATATGGAATTGACCTTCAAATTTGCTCGTCCCGACGATTATTTTTTTCATGTGCGGGGGTATGAAGGTGCCCATACACTATTGCGACCTGTGCTCCAAAAAGGGCAAGGGGTGAAAAAAGAGGATATCATCCAGGCCGCGGCAATCGCGGCTTACTTCAGTAAGGCGAAAAATCAAAAGAATGTTCCAGTCTCTTATACCCAGCGGAAATACCTAAAGAAAAGCAAAAAAGGAAAACCAGGAACAGTAATTCTGATGCGCGAGGAGGTGATATTTGTAGACCCGGGTTTACCGGCGCATGCCCATGAATAAGCCGATGCCCAGGGCGATGAAAACGATGTTGGGGAGCCAGGCAGCAAGTAATGGATTCATCAGGCCAGCATAACCATAGGCACGACAAGACTGGATAAATCCCCAATAAACGAAAGCCAGGATGATACTTATACCCAAACCAATTGCCACCCCGCCCCGGCGTAAGACCACAGAGATTGGCAGACAGATCAATAATAAGATCAGGGTGATGAACGGAAATGAGAAACGATAATTCAATTCCACATTTTCTTTGGCGACATCTTCACCCGCGCGCATTCTCCTTTCTACAAAATTTATTAACTCAATGAAATTCATCTCTTCCACTGGTTTCGGCTGGCGCAAAAAATCGTTGGGCTTTTCCTTTAACTCTGGCACCACTAATACCGGATGATGTGTTATCCGTTCGTTGTCCAGCGAATCAAACTCCCGGACAGTAGCATCATTAAATTGCCAGAAATTGATGAATTTCCCTTGCTGGGCATCGATCCGTTTGACAATCCTCCTTTGGGGATCCAATTGCCAGAGCGTGACATTCTTAAGAGTAGAATCTTTAGGATTGAAATCCTTTATATAGTAAATCCAGTTATTTTCACCGTAATAAAAGAAGTTATGACGCCGCACCTCTTGGGGAAGCGGGCGTTTATCGATCTTCAAAGTTTTATGTCGGGTCAGGCGTCCTTGGGCCCAGACCATCACCGTTTCCTGAAAAAGAAAAGTGAAGAGGGAGATGAGAATACCGGTGATAAGGATCACCATAAAAAGTTTATTGATATCCAATCCCTGGGCCTTAAGGGCGATTATTTCGCGGTATTTTGTCATATAACCAAAGATAAAAAATACCCCGATTATTGTTGCCACCGGGATTAAAAGCACTGTATAGGAAGGAATGAGATAAAGATAATAGATCAATATATCACGGAAAGGAATATTTCTTGATAGATACCGACCGAGATTATCGAAAAGGTTGATGATGATGTAGATAAAAATTAGAACCAAAAGCGCCAAAAAGAGATAGCGCAGGAAGTTGCTTAAGACATATTTATATACTTTTTTCATCGGTGCTTTCTTTTAAAGAATATCCCGTGATCATATTCGGCGAGATAAAGCATGATCAGGCCGGGAATAAGCAAAATTATATTAGGCAACCACATTGCCCAGAAGGGCGAAAAATTTCTTCGGTCGGCAAATTCTTCACCGGTCAAAAACAAAATATAATAACCCGAGAAAAGTAAGATACC
Encoded here:
- a CDS encoding NFACT RNA binding domain-containing protein is translated as MNGVYLHLALKEIEPQIKDKFIHRVAIQERLLQIELGAESLFVSLYPLALGLYVDKKKDRFEKLRFFDDHLAGARIITVQQIGFAPVVEFGMEKLEYGQQLTFKVRISFYREGPNFSLFQGQSRRDLFPRYIEKIPKRSPQELTPEDLRNKESLIKNFEGIDKALARELDGESLILLKEIINGRPYQIKLISIMPLQISLFATAFIREYSSWNMLLKDGINLYLEERLKKIFEQEQQKKMERLKKTIDKLQQEIKDPTTIENYRIAGELILANIQQIKKGIERVNLFNPYTQQEMDIKLDPQKTPQENAQSYFKEYKRLKKGIPKLQERIKKLQQELEALKTSTPAPKTISKQAREEAKEKPLPFRQFILNSGSQVLVGKNAQSNMELTFKFARPDDYFFHVRGYEGAHTLLRPVLQKGQGVKKEDIIQAAAIAAYFSKAKNQKNVPVSYTQRKYLKKSKKGKPGTVILMREEVIFVDPGLPAHAHE
- a CDS encoding LptF/LptG family permease, with protein sequence MKKVYKYVLSNFLRYLFLALLVLIFIYIIINLFDNLGRYLSRNIPFRDILIYYLYLIPSYTVLLIPVATIIGVFFIFGYMTKYREIIALKAQGLDINKLFMVILITGILISLFTFLFQETVMVWAQGRLTRHKTLKIDKRPLPQEVRRHNFFYYGENNWIYYIKDFNPKDSTLKNVTLWQLDPQRRIVKRIDAQQGKFINFWQFNDATVREFDSLDNERITHHPVLVVPELKEKPNDFLRQPKPVEEMNFIELINFVERRMRAGEDVAKENVELNYRFSFPFITLILLLICLPISVVLRRGGVAIGLGISIILAFVYWGFIQSCRAYGYAGLMNPLLAAWLPNIVFIALGIGLFMGMRR